GACATCCATGTGCAGCCGACCAATCACTTTTAGTTACGCACAGCAACTTTATTCGCCATCAACATAAGACGATGAGCTAGGCAGAAACCTCTGCGTTGATTTATGCAAATTTTCACAAATTGACGAAAATCTATGATGCGTATACTTATATACGGACTTAACTATACCCCTGAATTGACCGGTGTTGGAAAATATACAGGAGAGATGGCGGAGTGGCTTGCAGCGCAAGGACATGAAGTTCGAGTGGTGACAGCATTACCTTATTATCCAGCATGGCAAATAGACCCCCGTTTTTCCCCTTGGCGTTACTGTACTGAGTCTATTAAAGATGTCAAGGTATGGCGCTGTCCTTTATGGGTTCCGCAAAAACCAACAGGATTGAAAAGAATTTTACATCTAGCCTCTTTTGCGCTCTCCAGTCTTCCTGTTGTTTTGTGGCAAGGATTAACCTGGCAACCTGACATTGTGTTTGTGGTGGAGCCTGCTTTTTTCTGTGTCGTAGGTGCATTGCTTGCTAGTCGTATCAGCGGTGCTAAGGCGTGGCTGCACATTCAAGATTTTGAAATTGATGCAGGCTTCGACTTGGGACTTTTACCATCTTCAGGAATAATTCGCTCCTCGATATCAATCATCGAGCGTTGGCTGACAAATCGCTTCGATCGCGTCTCTACAATCTCTGAACGGATGCTGGAAAGACTCAAGTCTAAAGGAGTGTTCGCACAAAAATGCGTTTATTTTCCTAATTGGGTAGATACAACAAAAATTTATCCTCTACCAAACTCGAGTCTCCTGCGCCAAAAATTGGGGATCGCATCAGATACGTTCGTTGCCTTGTACTCCGGTAGTATGGGAGAAAAGCAAGGGCTAGAAATTTTACTAGCTGCTGCACAACTACTCGCTACTGACTATCCCAATATACTGTTTGTCTTATGCGGCGAAGGCTCTGCTAAAGAGCAACTACAAAAATCGGCAAAAAAATTGCCAAATGTGCGTTTTTTGAATCTACAACCTGTTGATAAACTTAACGATTTATTAAATCTTGCCGACGTTCACTTATTGCCTCAGTTATGTAATGCTGCAGACTTAGTCATGCCTTCCAAACTGCAAGGTATGTGTGCTTCAGGAAGACCAGTAATCGCTACTGTACTTCCAGATACTCAAATTGCTCAAGTTCTACAAAATTGTGGTCTTACAGTTATGCCAGGAGATACTACAGCTTTAACTGAGTCAATCATTTATCTTGCAACACACCCAAAACGATGTCTAGAATTAGGTAAAGCTGCACGTAAGTTTACCATTAATAATTGGCAACAAGCAAAAATTTTGCAACAGCTAGAACAAAAGTTTGATTTGCTATGCTTGACGCCAAAGCTTGAGATCGATGGCGCGCGGCTAGAGCAATCCTTAAAATCTGATTAATTAGTCTACCGTTAAACCTGGAATACGG
This region of Chroococcidiopsis sp. TS-821 genomic DNA includes:
- a CDS encoding glycosyltransferase WbuB, yielding MMRILIYGLNYTPELTGVGKYTGEMAEWLAAQGHEVRVVTALPYYPAWQIDPRFSPWRYCTESIKDVKVWRCPLWVPQKPTGLKRILHLASFALSSLPVVLWQGLTWQPDIVFVVEPAFFCVVGALLASRISGAKAWLHIQDFEIDAGFDLGLLPSSGIIRSSISIIERWLTNRFDRVSTISERMLERLKSKGVFAQKCVYFPNWVDTTKIYPLPNSSLLRQKLGIASDTFVALYSGSMGEKQGLEILLAAAQLLATDYPNILFVLCGEGSAKEQLQKSAKKLPNVRFLNLQPVDKLNDLLNLADVHLLPQLCNAADLVMPSKLQGMCASGRPVIATVLPDTQIAQVLQNCGLTVMPGDTTALTESIIYLATHPKRCLELGKAARKFTINNWQQAKILQQLEQKFDLLCLTPKLEIDGARLEQSLKSD